CTGGGAGGGCTGGGAGGTGGTCCTAGCAAGCCCACCCCAGCCGCAGTTCGACTGGGAACACCTTCGGGGTGTATCTGCAGATGAGGTCTGGAAAGCGTTTGAGGTCCTGCCTTCGCTCAGCGCTCAGGGGGAAGGGCTCCTGCCAAGCCTACGAGCCTTACTGGCCCACCAGACAGAGCTGATCTGGCTATAAGCTGCACACTTAGGCGGTTGTGCAGGACTCGGTGTTCTCCCCAGAAACTCTGCTTCTGTTGCCTAAGGGTATTTAGGGGAGAAGCTTTGTCCTCAGGCTGGAGCGCGGGCACTGAGCGGTTGCCACATCCCTATAACTACGGGGTGACCTACCAGGCGGAGATCCAGAGTTGGAACATATTCGGTGACTGGCGCGAGCCAGAAGAATACGAGCCTGCTGATCAGCAGGACTTCAACCTCATCCTCCAATTTGAAGTGGGCTTCTTGGGAGAGGTGGGGAATGAGGTGTTCTCCATCCATGTCGCTAGCCTTCGCTTCCTCCAGCGTTCACTCTTAGAAAGCAGAGTCGTCCCTCTCGTACAGTCCATCATTGTTGAGCAGTGGGACTTCTCCCAGATCCGTCGAGCAATAGAGGACCACCTCTCCAACCAGCAGTACGAGAACTGGGAGCAGCTACAGCGAAGGACACGGCTCATTGGCAGGAGTGAGTTCGACTAACCGGCAGCCAGTGAAGCACCTCTTCTCGTACCAGACTGTGGTGCCAAGCGAGGGCCAGGGCCGACCAATTGAGGCACTCTCAGGCCCGCCGTTAGGTGGGCTTTGTGGCTGCCCCTCATACCGGATTCCCGACCCTGCAGACCAATCCACGCAAGAAAAGCGCCCTCGCGGGCGCTGGCATGCAGGTGTGGAGAGCAGACTTGGTCCTCAAGGAGAGTCCAGCGGGTGGCACAGACCCTTACGCGCCCGTATTCACGCTTGCACGGGGACCAGCTTCACGACGCCACCTCGTGCGCCGCGCTGGCCAGGAGGCGAGCCACCAGCTCCCGGATCTCGGCGTTCCGCTCCTCGTTGCGTCGCCAGTACTCGCGCAGGTTCGTCCACTCGCCGTACGGGATCTCGCGGTTCAACAGGTAGCAAAGGGCGTTGGTCACCTCGAAGGCCCCCTGCCAGTCCCCTGCGGCTTCCGCCTCGCGCACGCGCGCAAGGCAATCGTCGGACTTCGCATCGCCACCGAACGGCCGCACGAGGTCCGCCACGCGCTCGACGAACCGCACCGCGAGACGACGCCCCTCCGCCGTCCGGGTAAAGCCGCGCAGCAGGCCGCACGCCCCGAGGGAATGCCCCGCCGGTGGCAGGGCCTGCAGGGCGGCCACCAGAGGGCCGGTCACGCCTCCACCTCCCCTTCGCCGTGGCAGTCGGGGCAGGTGCCCATGTGGGCGAACTGGGAAGGATCACGGTCTGGGCCAATCTGCACGATGCCCTCCCCCTCACAGGTCTCGCACTCCACCATTTCGGGGAGTGCCGGCAGCCCCAGCACTTTCCGGCACTCGACCAGCTGATTCGGGTGGCGGATCACGCCGCCACCTCCCCGGCCACGAGGCCCCACTGCCCGTAAGCGTAGTCGCGGACTAGGGCGGCATCCTCGGCGGTCAGCGCGGCCAGGCTGGTCACCTCGACGCCCAGCACCTCTGAGGCCAGCGCGTAGTGCTCGCGGAACTGCAGGCGGCCCAGCTCGAGGTGCAGCTGACGGGCGGCGGCCTTGCCGATGGTCAGGGGGCGGCGGTCGTCGTTGACCTCCTTGACGTGGCCCTCGACCTTCGCCCACTCCAGGAGCTTGAGGACTTCGGCGGCGTCGGCTTCCTGGCCGTCGATGGTGCCGGTCTCGGGGAGGAGCTTGCTCTGGGCGTCGCGGCCACCGCTGAGGGTGAGCGAGCAGCTGCCCATGCGGACGCCGGTGCTGCTGCCTTCGTAGTGACCAGCCTGGGTGGACTCGTCCTGCAAGCTTGACTTGGCATGTTATGTATACGTAATATAGAGATGTGGTTAGGCAACGCAAAGAGGACACCAAGCTGTACAACCGCCTACCCGCCCTCCGTGCTGAACGGGAGATGAGCCGCGCTGAACTGGCCACTGCCATCGGTGTCAACCCACAGTCCGTCGGTTTCATTGAACGCGGAGATTACGGCCCCAGCCTTGAACTCGCCCTCAAGATCGCCCAGGTATTCAACCTCCCTGTCGAAGCGATCTTCTCCCTCACGCCACTGTCGCCGCTGAGCGTACAGATCTACGGCGGAAAGGACACCGAATGACTGTGATAAGCCGTGCTTACACGCGTCAGCGCTCTCGAACATCTCGCCGCCAGTTGGCCATTCTCCTGGGCGTGAGCGTGCTCCTCGTTCAGTTGTTTCTCCCCAGCCTGAATGCAGAGCGCTGGACTGGCATCCTGCCCCTGCTGCTTTTGCCCATCATTGCGTATTGCCAGCATGGACTGACCTCATCTGTTTGGAGTTGGAACCGCCTGTTCAGGAAAGGGAATGACCTCGATGAGTACGAGACGCATGCTCGAAACGCGTATATTGCTCGCGCTTATGCTTTATCGGGACCGCTCCTGTGGGTGAGTTTCATCGCTTTTCTGCTTGGCGGAGGGCTCATTCGCAGCTTTCCCCTGTTGAATCCCTTCGCTGATGCCAGCGTCGCAGTCGCTATCGGAGTTTTTCTGGCTGTGTTGGTCTCTGCCTTTGATGTCCTGCCACGCATTGTCGCCGCGTTGAACGAAACTGACCCCGACGCTTGACCCCCTGCACTTTAGCCCTGCTTCGGCAGGGTTTTTCTTTCTCTCAGCGGTTCTGGCAACTGAACGCCGGTAGGCTGGTGGGCTGTGACTGACCGGAAGCCCTACCGCCACCGTTTTCCTCTGAGCGTCATCGGTTACGCCCTGTGGCTCTACCACCGCTTCCCCCTCAGCCAGCGTGACGTTCAGGAACTGCTCCACGAACGCGGTATTCGGGTGAGCCACGAGACCCTGCGCCAGTGGAACATTAAATTCGCTCCCCTCCTCACGGAGGAACTGCGCCACCGGGAACCCCGACGGGGTTCCCGGTGGCATCTGGATGAAAGGTGCGTCCAGATTGCTGGGGTGAAGCACTGGTTGTGGCGAGCGGTGGACGAGCACGGCAACGTGCTCGACCTCCTTCTTCAGGAACACCGAGATACCGAGGCGGCCAAGTCCTTTTTTGTCCGCCTGTTAGGGCAATACGACGTGCCGGAGGTCATCCACACCGACAAGCTGTGGAGCTACGGGGCGGCCCTCAGAGAACTTCCCGTGTTCCACGTTGTGGAGCACATTCGGGTCGTGTCCACCGCCCGCTGTAACAACATTGTGGAACAGTCGCATCGCCCCACCCGGCAGCAGGAACGTACTCAGCTCGGCTTCAAACGACGACGGCGAACGCAGGAATTCCTCGCCCTGCACGCCCGCGTATCGAACCTTCACCGCCATACCCGAACGACCACTCCCGCTGCCCTGAGACGAAGCAACCAAACCACAGCACTGCTTCTCTGGCAAGAGGTATTGCAG
The sequence above is drawn from the Deinococcus hopiensis KR-140 genome and encodes:
- a CDS encoding Imm8 family immunity protein codes for the protein MTYQAEIQSWNIFGDWREPEEYEPADQQDFNLILQFEVGFLGEVGNEVFSIHVASLRFLQRSLLESRVVPLVQSIIVEQWDFSQIRRAIEDHLSNQQYENWEQLQRRTRLIGRSEFD
- a CDS encoding helix-turn-helix transcriptional regulator yields the protein MVRQRKEDTKLYNRLPALRAEREMSRAELATAIGVNPQSVGFIERGDYGPSLELALKIAQVFNLPVEAIFSLTPLSPLSVQIYGGKDTE
- a CDS encoding IS6 family transposase, with translation MTDRKPYRHRFPLSVIGYALWLYHRFPLSQRDVQELLHERGIRVSHETLRQWNIKFAPLLTEELRHREPRRGSRWHLDERCVQIAGVKHWLWRAVDEHGNVLDLLLQEHRDTEAAKSFFVRLLGQYDVPEVIHTDKLWSYGAALRELPVFHVVEHIRVVSTARCNNIVEQSHRPTRQQERTQLGFKRRRRTQEFLALHARVSNLHRHTRTTTPAALRRSNQTTALLLWQEVLQQAV